The Carcharodon carcharias isolate sCarCar2 chromosome 15, sCarCar2.pri, whole genome shotgun sequence genome includes a window with the following:
- the LOC121288646 gene encoding inositol 1,4,5-trisphosphate receptor-interacting protein-like 2 — translation MSAYSPNGRVFWLLVTCFCTAFLCLHHLRSDQHQQQQQQQQHQQQQQHQQQQQQSELGSSPDSQEPGSFPLFRFSVAFLLCYCLIKYSCWQPPPRHSPPLRVPAAAHSASGRKTVLEAYYEHQIKLSPHVLGHSKAHVTKIVSELVKVGKTEHEDCTLTFRGDFVQVGSAYEQHKINSPDCFDLLVPIKVPQVLKLEPTFDLGMKELPFHLGGSAVCRLKPSSKSEWSKYRKDFNDCFCIHFQKRAALSSCQVLKWFYSKMHRCLNVIKYQCEDRCSVTLSVVNDQLILKLLPKSDYVCCHIAMSVRLIPAVHVGDSVFLVAQPWARTEVVLRPLKQEAFWYVYLSKHEQKFLNWLKVQTPNNSCHLKCLQIMKALRDVGCKEFDQQFSIQWNMILCSYNMKTALFHLLLKGPLEAWDEKFLMERLEDLVRFWRERLQKQELMHFFLGNKNVPDFLTVPRKIKEALPVNLLAGFDPALLDLVSFQLLKTWNRAHLIMKLNNHKRLPRNC, via the coding sequence ATGTCAGCCTATTCTCCGAATGGGCGAGTCTTCTGGCTGCTGGTGACTTGTTTCTGCACCgctttcctgtgtctccatcacctcAGGAgtgaccaacaccagcagcagcagcagcagcaacaacaccagcagcagcagcaacaccagcagcagcagcagcagagtgaaCTCGGCAGCAGCCCAGACTCACAGGAACCcggctccttccctctcttcagATTCTCGGTTGCGTTCCTGCTCTGCTACTGCCTGATCAAATACAGCTGCTGGCAGCCCCCCCCTCGACACTCCCCTCCTCTCCGGGTACCAGCCGCTGCCCACTCTGCCTCGGGCAGGAAGACCGTCCTGGAGGCTTACTATGAGCACCAGATCAAACTGTCTCCACACGTGCTGGGTCACAGCAAGGCACATGTCACCAAGATAGTCAGCGAGCTGGTTAAAGTTGGCAAAACTGAGCATGAGGACTGCACTCTGACCTTCCGAGGGGACTTTGTCCAAGTTGGCAGCGCCTACGAGCAGCACAAGATCAACAGCCCGGATTGTTTTGACCTCCTGGTGCCCATCAAAGTGCCCCAGGTCCTGAAGCTGGAACCCACCTTTGATTTAGGGATGAAAGAGTTGCCCTTCCACCTGGGAGGAAGCGCCGTCTGCAGGTTGAAACCCTCCAGCAAATCCGAGTGGTCAAAGTACAGGAAAGATTTCAATGACTGTTTCTGTATCCACTTCCAGAAGAGAGCTGCCCTCTCGTCCTGCCAGGTGCTGAAATGGTTCTACAGCAAGATGCACCGATGCCTCAATGTCATCAAATACCAGTGTGAAGACCGATGCTCTGTCACACTGTCTGTGGTCAATGACCAGCTCATACTGAAACTGCTGCCCAAGTCGGACTATGTGTGTTGCCACATCGCCATGTCTGTGCGACTGATTCCAGCTGTTCATGTGGGCGATTCAGTATTTCTTGTAGCCCAGCCCTGGGCTAGGACTGAGGTGGTGCTCAGGCCCCTGAAGCAAGAGGCCTTCTGGTATGTTTATCTGTCCAAGCATGAGCAAAAGTTTCTGAATTGGCTGAAAGTGCAAACTCCAAACAACTCCTGCCACCTGAAATGTCTTCAGATTATGAAGGCTCTTCGTGACGTGGGCTGCAAAGAGTTTGACCAGCAATTTTCCATCCAGTGGAACATGATACTCTGCTCCTACAACATGAAAACAGCACTCTTTCATTTGCTGTTGAAAGGTCCCCTGGAAGCTTGGGATGAAAAATTCCTCATGGAAAGATTAGAGGACCTGGTTAGGTTCTGGAGGGAACGCTTACAGAAACAGGAACTGATGCATTTTTTCCTGGGGAATAAAAACGTCCCAGATTTTTTGACGGTGCCAAGGAAAATTAAGGAAGCCTTGCCAGTGAACCTGCTGGCTGGCTTTGACCCTGCTCTTTTGGATCTGGTTTCATTTCAACTCTTGAAAACATGGAATCGTGCACATCTAATAATGAAATTAAATAATCATAAACGCTTACCTAGGAATTGCTAA